From the genome of Thermoflexus hugenholtzii, one region includes:
- the xseA gene encoding exodeoxyribonuclease VII large subunit — MNENWEEFELAPITVLTVSQLAAHLKEAVESRFAWGDLWVEGEVGDLRPTAPGHIFFSLKEGRAQITCVVWKTHAARMAQLPANGQAVLVRGRIGYYEDRGDCRLYVDRWLPLGLGQRFLALEALKRRLEAEGLFEPARKRPLPPYPQRIGVVTSPAGAALRDIINVLRRRWPLAELILSPTVVQGEEAPAAIVAALEALQALPDLDLIIIARGGGSHEELWAFNDERVVRAVAASIHPVISGVGHAIDLTLTDAAADVHAPTPSAAAEIATPDREAVASTLAAWRDRLRQAMESRLQAMTQALQALEARLRVHAPERALQARAERLHLLQARLRSAIHQQLLRAGARLADPQARLNALNPLAVLARGYALVRRENGRLVTRADQVRAGERLILHWADGHVTVRVEGEAPS, encoded by the coding sequence ATGAACGAGAATTGGGAGGAATTCGAGCTCGCCCCCATCACGGTGCTCACGGTCTCCCAGCTGGCCGCCCATCTGAAAGAGGCCGTGGAGAGCCGGTTCGCATGGGGGGACCTGTGGGTGGAGGGGGAAGTGGGGGATCTGCGCCCGACGGCCCCCGGCCACATCTTTTTCTCCCTGAAAGAAGGACGGGCGCAGATCACCTGCGTGGTGTGGAAGACCCACGCGGCCCGCATGGCGCAACTCCCGGCCAACGGACAGGCGGTTCTGGTGCGGGGGCGCATCGGCTACTATGAAGACCGCGGCGATTGCCGCCTGTATGTGGACCGCTGGCTCCCCCTCGGGCTGGGACAGCGGTTCCTGGCCCTGGAGGCCCTGAAACGGCGTCTGGAGGCGGAAGGGCTGTTCGAGCCTGCCCGCAAACGTCCCCTCCCGCCTTACCCACAACGCATCGGCGTGGTGACCTCCCCGGCGGGGGCCGCCCTGCGGGACATCATCAACGTCCTCCGCCGGCGCTGGCCCCTCGCGGAGCTCATCCTCTCCCCCACCGTGGTCCAGGGAGAGGAGGCCCCGGCGGCCATCGTCGCCGCGCTGGAGGCCCTGCAGGCCCTCCCGGATCTGGACCTCATCATCATCGCCCGGGGAGGGGGTTCCCACGAGGAGCTGTGGGCCTTCAACGACGAGCGGGTGGTGCGCGCGGTGGCGGCCTCCATCCACCCGGTGATCTCCGGCGTGGGCCATGCCATCGACCTCACCCTCACCGACGCCGCGGCGGACGTGCACGCGCCCACCCCCTCCGCCGCCGCCGAGATCGCCACGCCCGATCGAGAGGCGGTGGCCTCGACCCTCGCCGCCTGGCGGGATCGCCTGCGCCAGGCGATGGAGAGCCGGCTGCAGGCGATGACCCAGGCCCTGCAGGCCCTGGAGGCGCGGCTGCGGGTTCACGCCCCGGAACGGGCGCTCCAGGCCCGAGCGGAACGCCTCCACCTGTTGCAGGCCCGGCTGCGGAGCGCCATCCATCAGCAGCTGCTCCGGGCAGGCGCCCGCCTGGCCGATCCTCAGGCCCGGCTGAACGCCCTCAACCCCCTGGCGGTCCTGGCCCGGGGCTACGCCCTGGTGCGCCGGGAGAACGGCCGCCTGGTCACCCGCGCCGACCAGGTTCGGGCCGGCGAGCGCCTGATCCTCCACTGGGCAGATGGCCACGTGACCGTTCGGGTGGAAGGAGAAGCCCCCTCATGA
- the rsmB gene encoding 16S rRNA (cytosine(967)-C(5))-methyltransferase RsmB: MPSKTPIPSPARYHALRALHRIETRAAYADYVLQALRREVALSPRDQDLLTTLVDGVTIWRKTLDWVLARYVRGGLERLDPWTRNALRMGLYQLMFLDRIPRWAAVHETVEVTRALAGEGAAALVNAVLRRISARLEQGRPPAPFPSLAEDPVAHLTVRYSYPEWLVRRWIARYGVEGARALCRFHNTPRPLSLRVNRLRATREEILADLEARGLRARPGAYHPYIVLVEGGLDLTTWPPYQEGKVIAQDESAAMVPYLMDLRPGLRVLDLCAAPGGKTTAIAEGMGDHGWLIAADAHFGRLRRLREHALRMGFTIIRVVQADGRRPFLPEWADRILIDAPCLGTGVLARRSDARWHKQESDLIGLVAVQRALLESAARMLRPGGRIVYSTCSLEPEENEEQIRAFLRDHPEFRLLSAQGKVPSPFVDAEGFYRVLPHVHHMDGAFGAILEKLPTPPAGFG, from the coding sequence GTGCCCTCGAAAACGCCCATCCCATCGCCGGCTCGGTATCACGCCCTGCGGGCCCTCCATCGCATCGAGACGCGGGCCGCCTACGCCGATTACGTGCTCCAGGCGCTCCGCCGGGAGGTGGCGCTCTCCCCCCGGGATCAGGATCTCCTCACCACCCTGGTGGACGGCGTGACGATCTGGCGGAAGACCCTCGACTGGGTGCTGGCCCGCTATGTGCGAGGCGGCCTGGAGCGGCTGGACCCCTGGACGCGGAACGCCCTGCGGATGGGCCTGTATCAGCTGATGTTCCTGGATCGCATCCCGCGCTGGGCGGCGGTCCACGAGACGGTGGAGGTGACCCGGGCCCTGGCCGGGGAAGGGGCCGCCGCCCTGGTGAACGCCGTGCTGCGTCGCATCTCCGCGCGGCTGGAGCAGGGACGGCCTCCCGCTCCCTTCCCTTCCCTGGCGGAGGATCCGGTGGCTCACCTAACGGTGCGCTACTCGTATCCGGAATGGCTGGTGCGCCGGTGGATCGCCCGCTACGGGGTGGAGGGCGCGCGCGCCCTCTGTCGCTTCCACAACACCCCGCGGCCGTTGAGCCTGCGGGTCAACCGCCTGCGGGCCACCCGCGAGGAGATCCTCGCCGACCTGGAGGCGCGGGGCCTCCGGGCCCGGCCGGGAGCCTATCACCCCTACATCGTTCTGGTGGAAGGAGGGCTCGATCTCACGACGTGGCCGCCTTATCAGGAGGGCAAGGTCATCGCCCAGGATGAGTCGGCGGCCATGGTGCCCTACCTGATGGACCTGCGGCCCGGCCTGCGGGTCCTGGACCTCTGCGCGGCCCCTGGGGGGAAAACCACGGCCATCGCGGAAGGCATGGGGGATCACGGCTGGCTGATCGCGGCGGACGCCCACTTCGGCCGTCTGCGGCGGCTGCGGGAGCACGCCCTCCGGATGGGGTTCACCATCATCCGGGTGGTCCAGGCGGACGGGCGGAGGCCCTTCCTCCCGGAATGGGCGGACCGCATCCTGATCGACGCCCCGTGTCTGGGGACCGGCGTGCTGGCCCGGCGCAGCGACGCGCGATGGCACAAACAGGAGTCGGACCTCATCGGCCTGGTGGCGGTGCAGCGGGCCCTGCTGGAGTCGGCCGCCCGGATGCTCCGCCCCGGCGGGCGCATCGTCTACAGCACCTGCTCCCTGGAGCCGGAGGAGAACGAAGAACAAATCCGCGCCTTCCTGCGGGATCATCCGGAGTTCCGCCTCCTCTCCGCCCAGGGGAAGGTCCCCAGCCCCTTCGTGGACGCCGAGGGCTTCTACCGGGTCCTCCCCCATGTCCATCACATGGACGGGGCTTTCGGGGCCATCCTCGAGAAACTCCCCACCCCACCGGCCGGATTCGGATGA
- the mvk gene encoding mevalonate kinase encodes MHLPVEASACGKVILLGEHAVVYGRPALAAPVCGRRARARAEPLPPGTGCWIEAPDTGERLRLSEAPDHPLARTVRLALEHLGLPEPDLRLVLRSELPIAGGLGSSAAASAALVRALFRWADRTPEPEIVSALVYEIEKLHHGTPSGIDNTVIAYERPIRFVRGRPPVLLRIARPFTLVIADSGVPSPTRETVAAVRAGWEREPARYEALFDAIAGLVQEAEACLQAGAIETLGPLLDANHRILQELGVSSPLLDHLVEAARMAGALGAKLTGGGRGGNVIALVRPEDVEVVARALRAAGARGAFATEVRAD; translated from the coding sequence ATGCATCTTCCCGTAGAGGCTTCCGCCTGCGGCAAAGTGATCCTGCTGGGGGAGCATGCGGTGGTCTACGGCCGCCCGGCCCTCGCAGCGCCGGTGTGCGGGCGACGGGCCCGGGCGCGGGCGGAGCCCCTTCCACCTGGGACCGGCTGCTGGATCGAAGCGCCGGACACCGGGGAAAGGCTCCGGCTCTCCGAGGCGCCGGATCACCCCCTGGCCCGGACGGTTCGTCTGGCTCTGGAGCATCTCGGACTCCCGGAGCCGGACCTCCGGCTTGTTCTGCGCTCCGAGCTCCCCATCGCCGGAGGGCTCGGCAGCAGCGCGGCGGCCTCCGCCGCGCTGGTGCGGGCCCTTTTCCGCTGGGCCGACCGGACGCCGGAGCCGGAGATCGTGTCCGCCCTGGTCTACGAGATCGAGAAGCTGCACCACGGCACCCCCAGCGGGATCGACAACACGGTGATCGCCTATGAGCGCCCCATCCGCTTCGTTCGAGGCCGGCCTCCCGTGCTCCTGCGGATCGCCCGCCCGTTCACCCTGGTGATCGCCGATTCCGGGGTCCCCAGCCCCACCCGGGAGACCGTGGCCGCGGTCCGCGCGGGCTGGGAGCGGGAACCGGCCCGCTACGAGGCCCTGTTCGACGCCATCGCGGGTTTGGTTCAGGAGGCGGAGGCATGCCTGCAGGCCGGGGCCATCGAAACCCTGGGGCCTCTCCTGGACGCCAACCATCGGATCCTGCAGGAGCTGGGCGTCTCCTCGCCCCTTCTGGATCATCTGGTCGAAGCCGCCCGGATGGCAGGGGCGCTGGGGGCAAAGCTCACCGGCGGGGGACGAGGTGGGAACGTGATCGCCCTGGTGCGTCCGGAAGATGTGGAGGTTGTCGCCCGCGCCCTCCGCGCCGCCGGCGCGCGAGGGGCCTTTGCGACCGAAGTGCGGGCGGATTAA
- a CDS encoding LLM class F420-dependent oxidoreductase — translation MHIGICLPNYGRSATPQAIQEVARAAEDLGFDSIWTTDHILVPEAHYEPYGRIFETWTTLAYLAGQTQRVRLGTSILLLGLRNPVLVAKQAATLDQLSGGRLILGIGAGWLAREFENLGVSFRRRIRFLEEGIALMRALWASPRPRFHGRFFHIEDAVFEPLPLQPGGPPIWIGGNTEAAVRRAARLGDAWHPVGLDPETLRERIARLREWAGGRPIPVICRMYVALDSTLPPIYTSPTGERRMRLTGSPEQILEGLQALRAAGAEGVILTFEAPTAEAQIEQMGRIAALRPHLG, via the coding sequence ATGCATATCGGCATCTGTCTACCGAACTACGGCCGGTCCGCCACACCTCAGGCGATTCAGGAGGTCGCTCGGGCCGCCGAGGACCTGGGCTTCGATTCGATCTGGACTACGGACCACATTCTGGTCCCGGAGGCCCATTATGAGCCCTACGGCCGCATCTTCGAGACCTGGACGACCCTGGCCTACCTCGCCGGGCAGACCCAGCGCGTCCGGCTGGGGACCTCCATCCTGCTGCTGGGGCTGCGGAATCCGGTGCTGGTAGCCAAGCAGGCGGCCACGCTGGATCAGCTCTCCGGCGGCCGACTGATCCTGGGCATCGGGGCGGGCTGGCTGGCCCGGGAGTTCGAGAACCTGGGCGTCTCCTTCCGACGCCGCATCCGCTTCCTGGAGGAGGGCATCGCGCTGATGCGGGCCCTGTGGGCCAGCCCGCGCCCCCGCTTCCACGGCCGCTTCTTCCACATTGAAGACGCCGTCTTCGAGCCGCTGCCCCTCCAGCCCGGCGGGCCGCCCATCTGGATCGGCGGCAACACCGAGGCCGCGGTGCGACGGGCCGCCCGGCTGGGGGACGCATGGCACCCCGTGGGCCTGGACCCGGAGACCCTGCGGGAGCGGATCGCCCGGCTGCGGGAATGGGCCGGCGGGCGCCCCATCCCGGTGATCTGCCGCATGTATGTGGCCCTGGATTCCACTCTTCCGCCCATCTACACCTCCCCCACCGGGGAGCGGCGGATGCGGCTCACCGGATCCCCCGAGCAGATCCTGGAAGGGTTGCAGGCCCTCCGGGCGGCCGGAGCCGAGGGGGTGATCCTCACCTTCGAGGCCCCCACCGCCGAAGCCCAGATCGAACAAATGGGGCGCATCGCAGCCCTCCGCCCGCACCTGGGCTGA
- a CDS encoding secondary thiamine-phosphate synthase enzyme YjbQ, with the protein MKEETRRYENGPYRSLTRYLWFQTRERRAILRLTDVVRRAVRESGVREGFALVSAMHITAAVYVNDHEEGIMQDMMELLDRLAPFRPDYRHHRTGEDNADAHLKSLLLHHEVIVPITDGDLDLGPWQEIFYAEFDGQRRKRVLVKVVGVA; encoded by the coding sequence GTGAAGGAGGAGACGCGTCGCTACGAGAACGGGCCGTATCGATCCCTGACCCGTTATCTCTGGTTCCAGACGCGGGAGCGGCGGGCCATCCTCCGCCTGACCGACGTCGTCCGCCGGGCCGTGCGGGAAAGTGGGGTTCGGGAGGGCTTCGCCCTGGTCAGCGCCATGCACATCACCGCCGCGGTGTATGTCAACGATCACGAAGAGGGCATCATGCAGGACATGATGGAACTCCTGGACCGCCTGGCTCCCTTCCGGCCCGACTACCGGCATCACCGCACCGGCGAGGACAACGCCGACGCCCATCTCAAGAGCCTGCTCCTGCATCATGAGGTGATCGTCCCCATCACCGATGGAGACCTGGACCTGGGGCCCTGGCAGGAGATCTTCTACGCGGAGTTCGACGGCCAGCGCCGCAAACGGGTCCTGGTGAAGGTGGTGGGGGTGGCTTAG
- a CDS encoding MerR family transcriptional regulator, protein MEIRAYAVEVVDEDEPRYRIGAVAAMVQLHPQTIRYYESIGLITPRRPRGRTRMYSERDVARLRRIVELTRLGVNLAGVEIILRLQEQIEALQAEVERLRAMLAASVPGDPEEHAGP, encoded by the coding sequence ATGGAGATCCGGGCCTACGCGGTGGAGGTGGTCGACGAGGATGAGCCGCGCTACCGGATCGGGGCGGTGGCGGCGATGGTGCAGCTGCATCCCCAGACCATCCGGTATTACGAGTCCATCGGGCTGATCACTCCGCGTCGGCCCCGCGGTCGGACCCGCATGTATTCCGAGCGGGATGTGGCCCGGCTGCGCCGCATCGTGGAGCTGACCCGTCTGGGGGTGAACCTGGCCGGGGTGGAGATCATCCTGCGCCTGCAGGAGCAGATCGAGGCCCTGCAGGCGGAGGTGGAGCGTCTCCGCGCCATGCTCGCCGCCTCCGTTCCTGGGGATCCGGAAGAGCATGCGGGACCCTGA
- a CDS encoding S1C family serine protease: MRTSRWLPVVGAILVIGVCAAATVWVVSWAQARIRPTGRPAAPATLPVPSGATPTPLPPGVLSEARALEAAFIAVYERVSPSVVHITTRATAFDLFRGPIYQEGTGSGFVWDREGHIVTNNHVVEGAEQIEVIFADGTTVPAARVGADAYNDLAVLRVQVPPEKLVPVTLGDSASLRVGQWVIAIGNPFGLDRTMTVGVISALGRTLELSDRPLGEVIQTDAAINPGNSGGPLLDLDGRVIGINTAIRSPSGGSIGIGFAVPVNTIKRVVPELIARGRYPHPWLGASFFEVTPAFAQAFNLPADHGLLTVQVVPDGPAARAGLRGATRRVPTRMGDVFLGGDLVTAIDGRPLRRVDDLVIYLENYKRVGETVTLSILRDGRPLTLTVTLGERPTE, from the coding sequence ATGCGCACATCACGCTGGCTGCCGGTGGTGGGAGCGATTCTGGTGATCGGGGTTTGTGCGGCGGCGACCGTCTGGGTGGTCTCCTGGGCACAGGCGAGGATCCGCCCGACGGGCCGTCCCGCCGCGCCGGCCACCCTTCCGGTCCCCTCGGGGGCGACCCCCACGCCGCTTCCGCCTGGCGTCCTCTCCGAGGCCCGGGCGCTGGAGGCGGCCTTCATCGCCGTTTACGAGCGGGTCAGCCCCTCCGTGGTGCACATCACCACCCGGGCCACCGCTTTCGATCTGTTCCGGGGGCCGATCTATCAGGAGGGCACCGGTTCGGGGTTCGTGTGGGACCGGGAGGGGCATATCGTGACGAACAACCATGTGGTGGAGGGGGCGGAGCAAATTGAGGTGATCTTCGCCGACGGCACCACCGTCCCGGCCGCTCGGGTGGGCGCCGACGCCTACAACGACCTGGCCGTCTTACGGGTTCAGGTGCCGCCGGAGAAGCTGGTCCCGGTGACCCTGGGGGATTCCGCCTCCCTGCGGGTGGGGCAGTGGGTGATCGCCATCGGCAACCCCTTCGGGCTGGATCGCACGATGACCGTGGGGGTGATCAGCGCCCTGGGGCGCACCCTGGAGCTCTCCGATCGCCCCCTGGGCGAGGTGATCCAGACGGACGCGGCCATCAACCCGGGCAACTCCGGCGGACCGCTGCTGGACCTGGACGGGCGGGTGATCGGGATCAACACGGCCATCCGTTCCCCCAGCGGGGGCTCCATCGGCATCGGCTTCGCCGTCCCCGTGAACACCATCAAGCGGGTGGTCCCCGAGCTGATCGCCCGGGGCCGTTACCCGCATCCCTGGCTGGGGGCCTCGTTCTTCGAGGTGACGCCGGCCTTCGCTCAAGCCTTCAACCTCCCGGCGGATCACGGTCTGCTCACCGTCCAGGTGGTGCCGGACGGGCCGGCGGCTCGGGCGGGGTTGCGGGGGGCGACCCGGCGGGTGCCCACCCGGATGGGGGATGTGTTCCTGGGCGGGGATCTGGTCACGGCCATCGACGGCCGTCCGTTGCGGAGGGTGGACGATCTGGTGATCTACCTGGAGAACTATAAGCGGGTGGGGGAGACGGTGACCCTCTCCATCCTGCGGGACGGACGGCCCCTGACCCTCACCGTGACCCTGGGGGAGCGTCCCACGGAGTGA
- a CDS encoding pseudouridine-5'-phosphate glycosidase, with translation MNTEYFRLGPHVEAARAGGQPLVALETVVVSFGLPCPINLQVAHEMEDAVRAEGAVPATIGLLEGRVVIGLTPAELAEFARGENLRKVSRRDIPVALARKEKGATTVAATVWAAARAGIRVVATGGIGGVHRGAPFDVSNDLPTLATEPVLVVCAGPKAILDLRATREWLETHGIPVLGWGIETMPAFYSASSGLPVDARVDTAEEAAAIARVHWTLGGKGILVTVPPPADFALPMERLEAILEEAMAEAERAGVQGWALTPFLLARVAERTGGESVALNRALLIENARIAARIARALEA, from the coding sequence ATGAACACCGAGTATTTCCGTCTCGGACCCCACGTGGAAGCCGCCCGAGCGGGCGGCCAGCCCCTGGTGGCCCTGGAGACGGTGGTGGTGTCCTTCGGCCTTCCCTGTCCCATCAACCTCCAGGTGGCCCACGAGATGGAAGACGCCGTCCGGGCCGAGGGCGCCGTCCCGGCCACCATCGGGCTGCTGGAAGGCCGGGTCGTGATCGGGCTGACGCCCGCCGAGCTGGCCGAATTCGCCAGGGGAGAGAACCTCCGCAAGGTCAGCCGACGGGATATCCCGGTGGCCCTGGCCCGAAAGGAGAAAGGGGCGACCACCGTGGCCGCCACCGTCTGGGCCGCCGCCCGCGCGGGGATCCGCGTGGTGGCCACGGGTGGGATCGGCGGGGTGCACCGGGGCGCCCCCTTCGATGTCTCCAATGACCTGCCCACCCTGGCCACCGAGCCGGTGCTGGTGGTCTGCGCCGGCCCCAAGGCCATCCTGGATCTGCGGGCGACGCGGGAGTGGCTGGAAACGCATGGGATCCCGGTCCTGGGGTGGGGGATCGAAACCATGCCCGCTTTCTACAGCGCCTCCAGCGGGCTGCCGGTGGACGCCCGGGTGGATACGGCGGAGGAAGCCGCCGCCATCGCCCGGGTCCACTGGACCCTGGGGGGCAAGGGGATCCTGGTGACGGTCCCGCCCCCGGCGGACTTCGCCCTCCCGATGGAGCGCCTGGAGGCCATCCTGGAGGAGGCGATGGCCGAGGCGGAGCGGGCGGGCGTGCAGGGATGGGCCCTCACGCCTTTCCTGCTGGCCCGGGTGGCCGAACGGACGGGCGGGGAGAGCGTGGCCCTGAACCGGGCGTTGCTGATCGAGAACGCCCGCATCGCCGCCCGCATCGCCCGGGCTCTGGAGGCATAG
- a CDS encoding GNAT family N-acetyltransferase yields the protein MWGTELGGGLRLRLLERHHAETLFALTDRNRDHLRPWLPWVDGVRSAADSLAFIEDALGQFARGTGYELGIWEGEELVGVVGVHRIRSPTDFTADTSIGYWLDAGHQGRGIMTRAVAAVLDDLFLTRRLHRVEIRVAPENHRSRAIPERLGFRMEGRLREVARYGGGWGDLLIYAILDREWQAVREQVSAPFFRRGEGRPDASPEFLI from the coding sequence ATGTGGGGAACCGAACTGGGGGGAGGGCTCCGGCTGCGTCTGCTGGAGCGCCACCACGCGGAAACTCTGTTCGCCCTGACCGATCGCAACCGGGACCATCTGCGGCCCTGGCTGCCCTGGGTGGACGGAGTGCGGTCGGCTGCGGACAGCCTGGCTTTCATCGAGGACGCCCTGGGACAGTTCGCCCGGGGAACCGGGTATGAGCTGGGGATCTGGGAGGGGGAGGAGCTGGTCGGCGTGGTGGGCGTGCATCGCATCCGTTCCCCCACCGATTTCACGGCGGACACCTCCATCGGCTACTGGCTGGACGCCGGCCATCAGGGCCGGGGGATCATGACCCGGGCGGTGGCGGCGGTGCTGGACGATCTGTTCCTCACCCGCCGGTTGCACCGCGTAGAGATCCGGGTGGCCCCGGAGAACCATCGTAGCCGCGCGATTCCGGAGCGCCTGGGCTTCCGGATGGAGGGCCGACTTCGCGAGGTCGCCCGCTATGGGGGAGGATGGGGGGATCTCCTGATCTACGCGATCCTGGATCGCGAGTGGCAGGCCGTCCGCGAACAGGTGAGCGCACCGTTCTTCCGAAGGGGGGAGGGAAGGCCGGACGCTTCCCCCGAATTCCTCATATGA
- a CDS encoding class I SAM-dependent methyltransferase: protein MARASVFERYAARYDAWYEGPVGRGAFRSEVRALAPLLAQCPPPYLEVGVGSGRFAQALGIGFGIDPAWEPLRLAAARGIQVAQAVGERLPFRNEAFGGILLVVTLCFVDDPLWVLREARRVLRPDGGLVLGMILAESPWAAHYREKGRQGHPFYSIARFYPRAELEGWLAQAGFRVVAYRSTLFQDPGASEIREEEGRPGFYPEAGFTGILAQPHPSL, encoded by the coding sequence TTGGCGCGCGCTTCGGTGTTCGAACGCTACGCGGCTCGCTACGATGCCTGGTATGAAGGACCGGTGGGGCGGGGAGCCTTTCGGTCCGAAGTCCGGGCGCTGGCGCCATTGCTGGCCCAGTGCCCGCCGCCTTACCTGGAGGTCGGCGTTGGATCGGGACGCTTCGCCCAGGCCCTCGGCATCGGCTTCGGGATCGACCCGGCGTGGGAACCGCTTCGGCTGGCCGCCGCCCGAGGGATCCAGGTGGCCCAGGCAGTGGGAGAACGGCTTCCGTTCCGGAATGAAGCCTTCGGGGGGATCCTCCTGGTGGTCACCCTGTGTTTCGTGGACGACCCTTTATGGGTGCTACGGGAGGCCCGTCGGGTGCTGCGCCCGGACGGAGGGCTGGTGCTGGGGATGATCCTGGCGGAGAGCCCGTGGGCCGCACACTATCGGGAGAAAGGCCGCCAGGGCCATCCCTTTTATTCCATCGCGCGCTTTTACCCCCGAGCCGAGCTGGAGGGCTGGCTGGCGCAAGCGGGCTTCCGGGTCGTGGCCTACCGCTCCACTCTCTTCCAGGACCCCGGGGCTTCGGAGATCCGGGAGGAGGAAGGCCGTCCGGGCTTTTACCCGGAGGCCGGCTTCACCGGAATCCTGGCGCAACCGCATCCATCATTGTAG
- a CDS encoding aspartate kinase: MRVMKFGGTSVGDAARLRHVADLIAHQRAAHPQLVVVVSAMAGVTDALIRMSQQAREGNPEWRQTLADLRERHREAVDELGLPEEEARALREELEQGFARAEQLAQAVAALRELSPSIADLLAGMGERWSARMLAAVLRAQGIPARAVDADAFLITDDHFGEASPDLEETRTRARAALLPLVEAGVVPVVTGFIGATREGRPTTLGRGGSDFSATILGYALDAESVWIWTDVNGVMSADPKIVPEARTIPELSYIEAAEMAYFGAKVLHPRTLLPCIDRRIPVRILNTFHPQHPGTWIVPEPRGNGQVKAVTLIKNMSLITVEGRGMLGVPGVAARAFAAVAELGVSILMISQSSSEQNICFVIPSPAAARVVRALRAAFEREMARRDIEDIWAMDRVAIIAVVGAGLRATPGIAARVFNALGNGRINVLSIAQGSSEYNLSLVVAESDAEEAVRRIHAAFYT; encoded by the coding sequence ATGCGGGTGATGAAGTTCGGCGGGACTTCGGTGGGCGATGCGGCGCGCCTGCGCCACGTGGCCGACCTGATCGCGCACCAGCGGGCCGCTCACCCCCAGCTGGTCGTGGTGGTCTCCGCCATGGCCGGGGTGACCGACGCCCTCATCCGGATGAGCCAGCAGGCTCGGGAAGGGAACCCGGAGTGGAGGCAGACCCTGGCGGACCTCCGGGAGCGCCATCGGGAGGCTGTGGATGAGCTGGGGTTGCCGGAGGAGGAAGCCCGGGCCCTCCGCGAGGAGCTGGAACAGGGGTTCGCCCGGGCGGAGCAGCTGGCGCAGGCGGTGGCGGCCCTCCGGGAGCTTTCCCCCTCTATCGCCGATTTGCTGGCGGGGATGGGGGAGCGCTGGAGCGCCCGCATGCTGGCGGCGGTCCTGCGGGCCCAGGGCATCCCCGCCCGCGCGGTGGACGCGGATGCCTTCCTGATCACCGACGATCATTTCGGGGAAGCCTCCCCCGACCTGGAAGAGACGCGAACCCGTGCGCGGGCGGCTCTCCTCCCCCTGGTGGAGGCCGGGGTCGTCCCGGTGGTGACCGGCTTCATCGGCGCCACCCGGGAGGGCCGCCCCACCACCCTGGGCCGCGGCGGCTCCGACTTCTCCGCCACCATCCTGGGCTATGCCCTGGATGCGGAATCCGTGTGGATCTGGACGGATGTGAATGGGGTGATGAGCGCGGACCCCAAGATCGTCCCTGAGGCCCGCACCATCCCGGAGCTTTCCTACATCGAAGCGGCCGAGATGGCCTATTTCGGCGCAAAGGTCCTCCACCCGCGCACCCTTCTCCCCTGCATCGACCGTCGCATCCCGGTGCGGATCCTGAACACCTTCCATCCCCAACACCCCGGCACCTGGATCGTCCCGGAGCCCCGGGGCAACGGCCAGGTGAAGGCGGTCACTTTGATCAAGAACATGAGCCTGATCACGGTGGAAGGGCGAGGGATGCTGGGCGTGCCGGGGGTGGCCGCCCGGGCCTTCGCGGCCGTGGCCGAGCTGGGGGTCAGCATCCTGATGATCTCTCAATCTTCCTCGGAGCAGAACATCTGCTTCGTGATCCCCTCCCCGGCCGCCGCCCGGGTGGTGAGGGCGCTGCGGGCAGCCTTCGAGCGGGAGATGGCCCGGCGGGACATCGAGGACATTTGGGCGATGGATCGGGTGGCCATCATCGCTGTGGTGGGCGCCGGCCTGCGGGCGACGCCGGGGATCGCCGCGCGGGTCTTCAACGCCCTGGGGAACGGCCGCATCAACGTCCTCTCCATCGCCCAGGGTTCTTCGGAATACAATCTCTCCCTGGTGGTCGCGGAGAGCGACGCGGAGGAGGCCGTCCGCCGCATCCATGCCGCGTTCTATACGTAA